CAGGAAGGGTCTGTGATACGGCATGGAGTCAGGCTCAATTTCCACGATCTGCCAGGAACTTACTCGCTAACTGGAATTTCTGAGGATGAGATAGTTGCGACCAAGTTGCTTGCTGAAAGGCATTTGGATTGCGTGCTTGTCGTGGCCGATGCCAATCGTCTGGAGCAATCCTTAGTTCTCATATTTCAGATATTGGAGTTAGGGTTCAAGACGGTAGTGGCGCTAAATCAAATGGACATAGCAAGGCGTCGCTATTCATTGAATATCGATAAACTGGAATCGATTCTTCGCGTGCCTGTTGTGCCAACGGTGGCAATAACGGGGGAAGGCGTGGAAGAACTGGTTGAAGTGCTGGTTTCCGCAGACCTGCGACCCTCTGATTTTAAAGTGAAATATGATCCTCGAATCGAGAGCATCCTGCAAGAACTGGGTGGAAGCGATGAGAGTTGGCTTGGCAAATTCCCAAAAAGGGGGGCGCTGATAAAACTTCTAGAAGGCAATCCATTCTTTACCGATCAATTCACAGAAGATTTCAAAGCTAAAGTCGAGGAGGCCAGGAGAAGATTCAAAGAAGATTATGAGGAGGATATCGAAGTTCATATCAATAGGGATCGCTACGGAGAGGCAGGGAGAATAGCTCGAGAGGTAATTTCGAGGAATATTCCCCAACGTCGCCCCTCTGAGCGTATTTCCGATGCCACCCTTCGTGCCAAAACTGGAATACCCATATTGATGGGAGTTCTAGGCGCCATATTTCTGACCATAGTCTTCCTTGGCGGTTACCTGGAAGGGTTATTGCTGGATGCCTATGCCTTGATAATGGGAGACTTCTTCGCCCGTATGGCTGAATTGATAGGGGGTTCATTGGGCCAGGCTTTGGCTAATGGCTTAGACCTTTCATTGCAGGCAATCTTAGCCATCGTTATTCCCTATATCATCGTTTTCTATCTATTACTTGGCATACTTGAAGACACTGGTTACCTTCCCCGCATGGTGGTTCTGTTGGATGGTGTAATGCATCGCCTTGGCCTGCATGGCAAGGCGATAATACCTATGATAGTAGGGCTAGGGTGCAATGTTCCAGCCATACTTTCCACCAGAGTGATGGAATCGCGCAGGGAGCGTCTAATCATTGCAGTTATAATAGTGATCGCAGTACCTTGCTCAGCCCAGACTGCGGTCATCCTAGGCACGGTAGGTAATTTTGCTGGCCTACTCTACGCTTTGGCGATATATCTAATCCTTGTTTCCCTGCTGTTAATGCTTGGTCGGCTGCTACATAAGGTCCTTAAGTTCGAGCCTACTAGCCTAGCGATGGAAATTCCTGATTTAAGGCTCCCGCGTCCTAAAAACGTGCTATGGAAAACATGGATAAGGTCCAAAGACTTTTTCCTCATAGCTTTTCCTATCTTGCTGGTAGGGAGTCTAATTCTTGAAATTCTTATGTCTTTCGGCATCCTGCAAGCCATGGTGGAACCGTTAGCTATATTCACTGAAGGCTTTCTCGGCCTTCCTGCGGTTACCATAGTGGCCTTGTTTTTTGGCATCCTTAGGAAGGAGATGGCCTTGCAATTCTTGGTCATTCTGTTCGGAACGGCGGACCTCTCTGCTGTTATGACATCCGCGCAGCTATTTGTCTTTGCCCTGGTAATGGCGACTTATATGCCATGCCTTTCGGCACTGGCGGCGATGTCAAGGGAGTTCGGTTTAAAAGGGGCGCTCACCGTCACCTTCTCATCTATGTTATTAGCATTTTCATTGGGAGGTCTCGCTAATCTCATCTTACAATTATTATAATCGACATGAGGAATCATCCAGCCGAGTGATTTATAACGGACATTATGCATGAGGTTTTCATGTCCCTTCGTGCCCTCATTTCTAGCGCCAAAGATGTATTGAATGTTAATGAGCCAATATCTGTGGATTTAGAGGCTACGAAGATACTCATGCAGAACCAGCATCGCCCGGTCTTTTTTCGAAAGCTTAATGGCCGCAAAGCTGTAGGCAACCTTTACTCTACAAGGGGAGCAATCGCCTCTGCCTTAGGTATAGAGGCGAGCGAACTAATGTCTAAAATGCTTCGTGCCAATGCCAATCCCAGAAAACCGATTCAGGTCCAAGGGCCAGAATTCAGGGATCGCGTCTTCGAGGAATTTGACCTTACCAAGCTTCCCATCCCCAAATTCTTCCCTAAAGATGGTGGAAGATATGTTACCGCGGGGGTGGCGGTAGCTGAGTTTGAGGGTAAGCGAAATCTATCCTTC
This sequence is a window from Methanomassiliicoccales archaeon. Protein-coding genes within it:
- the feoB gene encoding ferrous iron transport protein B yields the protein MDPWFLKGDVMEIGLIGQPNAGKSALFTKLTGIGAISSNYPGTTVEYQEGSVIRHGVRLNFHDLPGTYSLTGISEDEIVATKLLAERHLDCVLVVADANRLEQSLVLIFQILELGFKTVVALNQMDIARRRYSLNIDKLESILRVPVVPTVAITGEGVEELVEVLVSADLRPSDFKVKYDPRIESILQELGGSDESWLGKFPKRGALIKLLEGNPFFTDQFTEDFKAKVEEARRRFKEDYEEDIEVHINRDRYGEAGRIAREVISRNIPQRRPSERISDATLRAKTGIPILMGVLGAIFLTIVFLGGYLEGLLLDAYALIMGDFFARMAELIGGSLGQALANGLDLSLQAILAIVIPYIIVFYLLLGILEDTGYLPRMVVLLDGVMHRLGLHGKAIIPMIVGLGCNVPAILSTRVMESRRERLIIAVIIVIAVPCSAQTAVILGTVGNFAGLLYALAIYLILVSLLLMLGRLLHKVLKFEPTSLAMEIPDLRLPRPKNVLWKTWIRSKDFFLIAFPILLVGSLILEILMSFGILQAMVEPLAIFTEGFLGLPAVTIVALFFGILRKEMALQFLVILFGTADLSAVMTSAQLFVFALVMATYMPCLSALAAMSREFGLKGALTVTFSSMLLAFSLGGLANLILQLL